AACCTCAGTAATGCCTAAAAACACCTCAAAAAGACATCAGGCACATACCCATGCTCGAACGCGCCAAACACTTCTCCATCAAGCAACTCGCCACCCAGGCCGGCGTCAGCAAAGCCACGGTCGACCGCGTGCTGCACCAGCGCGGCAGCGTGCATGCCCAGACCCAGCGGCGTATCGAACAGGCGCTGGATGAGTTGGAGTCACAGGAGAAAAACGGCCTGGCGGTGGGGCGCACGTTCCATGTCGACGTGATCATGCACACGCCCAAGCGTTTCAGTGCGGCGGTGCAGACGGCGATCACTGCGCAGTTGGCCAGCCTCGCGCCGTTCCGGATTGCCCCGCGCTTTCACCTGTTCGAAGAGATCGAGCCCCAGGCCATGCACGACCAATTGCTGCGCTGCCTCGACACCGGCAGCCAAGGCGTGGTGCTCAAGGCCGCCGACGAGCCGGCGGTGAACCAGGCGGTCAAGCAACTGATCGCAGCGGGCATTCCGGTGGTGACATTGGTCACGGACCTGCCGCAAAGCGAGCGCATCGGCTACGTCGGCATGGACAACCGCACTGCAGGGCAAACGGCCGCCTACTTGATGTCGCGCTGGCTGCCCTCAGAACCCCAGGACGTGGCCGTGGTGATCGGCAGCGAACTGTTCCGTGGCGAAGAAGAGCGCGAGATGGGCTTTCGTGCCTGGATGCGCGGGCGTGCGCCGCACTTGCGGGTGCTCGATATCAGTGGAGGCTATGGGGTGTATGACCGCACCTTCGAACGGGTCACCCAGGCGCTGAAACAGCAGCCCGAGCTGAAGGCGGTGTACAGCGTCGGCGGCGGCAACCGGGCGATTGTCGATGCCTTTGCCGCTCAGGGCCGTGCGCTGGACGTGTTTATCGGCCACGACCTCGACGAAGAAAACCGCCAGTTGCTGCTGGAAGAAAAAGTCGCGGCGATCATCGACCACAACCTGCAGATCGATGCGCGCCATGTGTTCCTGCACATCCTGCACTACCACCGGCTGTGGAAGGCCGGGCCGATTGCGCCATCACAGGTGCAAATTGTTACGCCGTTCAACCTGCCGGACTGAATCTCCCTCAACAACAAAACCAGGAGTTTTCACCATGCTACGAATCGCCGTTCTAGGTGCCGGGCGCATCGCCAAGATCCACGCCGCCAACGTCGCCGCCCACCCCAACGCCACGCTGGTGCTGGTCGCCGACCCCTGGCGTGAAGGCGTCGATGCGTTAAGCACCCAATTGGGCTGTGAGGCGGCCTACGATTGCGCCGCCGTGCTCACGCGCAAAGATATCGACGCCGTGGTGATCGGCACGCCCACCGACACCCATATCGACCTGCTGCTGGCGGCGGTGGCGGAAGGCAAGGCGGTGCTCTGCGAAAAGCCTATCGACCTCGACATCGCCAAGGCCCGCAGCGCCGCCCAGACGGTCGAGCGCCAAGGCGGCAAGGTGATGCTGGGTTTCAACCGGCGTTTCGACCCCGACATGCTGCGCCTGCGCCAGGCCCTCGACGCCGGGCAGATTGGTGCGGTGCGCCAGGTGATCATCACCAGCCGCGACCCCGGCCTGGCGCCGCGTGACTACCTGAAACACTCCGGTGGCATCCTGCGCGACATGACCATCCACGAC
The Pseudomonas poae DNA segment above includes these coding regions:
- a CDS encoding LacI family DNA-binding transcriptional regulator, with the protein product MLERAKHFSIKQLATQAGVSKATVDRVLHQRGSVHAQTQRRIEQALDELESQEKNGLAVGRTFHVDVIMHTPKRFSAAVQTAITAQLASLAPFRIAPRFHLFEEIEPQAMHDQLLRCLDTGSQGVVLKAADEPAVNQAVKQLIAAGIPVVTLVTDLPQSERIGYVGMDNRTAGQTAAYLMSRWLPSEPQDVAVVIGSELFRGEEEREMGFRAWMRGRAPHLRVLDISGGYGVYDRTFERVTQALKQQPELKAVYSVGGGNRAIVDAFAAQGRALDVFIGHDLDEENRQLLLEEKVAAIIDHNLQIDARHVFLHILHYHRLWKAGPIAPSQVQIVTPFNLPD
- the iolG gene encoding inositol 2-dehydrogenase; its protein translation is MLRIAVLGAGRIAKIHAANVAAHPNATLVLVADPWREGVDALSTQLGCEAAYDCAAVLTRKDIDAVVIGTPTDTHIDLLLAAVAEGKAVLCEKPIDLDIAKARSAAQTVERQGGKVMLGFNRRFDPDMLRLRQALDAGQIGAVRQVIITSRDPGLAPRDYLKHSGGILRDMTIHDFDTARHLLGEEPVEVTAIASRLVDPSLAEIDDYDSVMVLLRTASGKQCHINCCRQAVYGYDQRVEVSGASGVLLTDNHRPSTLRHWSAEHTEALEPLQHFFLERYADAYRNELTQFIDALNNGQPLPTNVRDGLYALHLADCALESVKTGRSVAVNYDL